One region of Epilithonimonas zeae genomic DNA includes:
- the asnS gene encoding asparagine--tRNA ligase, producing the protein MKRQTIKDLLADYKKVLHHDITVQGWVRAFRSNRFIALNDGSTINNLQIVVDFENFDEETIKKINTASSLKVVGEVVESQGAGQTVEIIAKKITVLGDNFFDELQATILQPKKHSLEKLREQAHLRFRTNLFGAVFRVRHAVSFAVHSFFNQNQFFYINTPVITGADAEGAGEMFGVTNFDLNNIPKTEDGEIDFSEDFFGKKTNLTVSGQLEGETAAMGLGRIYTFGPTFRAENSNTTRHLAEFWMIEPEVAFNNLEDNIDLAEDFLKYVIKYVLDNCKDDLEFLDKRFEEEQKSKPEKERAKEGLIEKLENVIAKRFKRVSYTEAIEILLNSKENKKGKFQYPVEKWGTDLQSEHERFLVEKHFESPVVLFDYPKEIKAFYMKLNDDNKTVAAMDVLFPGIGEIIGGSEREARLDVLKTKMAEMHVDEEELWWYMDTRRFGSVPHAGFGLGLERLVLFVTGMTNIRDVIPFPRTPKNAEF; encoded by the coding sequence ATGAAAAGACAGACTATTAAAGACCTTTTGGCAGATTACAAAAAAGTATTACATCACGACATTACCGTTCAGGGTTGGGTTCGTGCGTTTCGTTCCAATCGCTTTATCGCATTGAATGACGGTTCTACGATTAATAATTTGCAAATTGTAGTAGATTTTGAAAATTTCGACGAAGAAACTATCAAGAAAATCAATACTGCTTCGTCTTTGAAAGTTGTAGGTGAAGTTGTGGAAAGTCAAGGTGCTGGTCAAACGGTGGAAATCATCGCTAAGAAAATTACGGTTCTTGGAGATAATTTCTTTGACGAATTACAGGCAACCATTCTTCAACCGAAGAAACACAGTTTGGAAAAATTGCGTGAGCAGGCTCATTTGAGATTCAGAACCAACTTGTTTGGTGCCGTTTTCAGAGTACGCCACGCTGTGAGTTTTGCGGTTCACTCTTTCTTTAATCAAAATCAGTTTTTCTACATCAACACGCCTGTAATTACTGGAGCTGATGCAGAAGGTGCTGGCGAAATGTTCGGTGTTACCAACTTTGACCTTAATAATATTCCAAAAACAGAAGACGGAGAAATCGATTTTTCTGAAGATTTTTTTGGAAAAAAAACTAACTTAACAGTTTCTGGACAGCTTGAAGGTGAAACTGCAGCAATGGGATTGGGAAGAATTTATACTTTCGGGCCAACTTTCCGTGCAGAAAATTCTAATACAACGCGTCACTTAGCCGAGTTCTGGATGATTGAGCCTGAAGTTGCTTTCAATAATTTGGAAGATAATATCGACTTGGCTGAGGATTTCCTGAAATACGTCATTAAATATGTTTTGGACAATTGCAAAGACGATTTGGAATTCCTTGACAAACGTTTTGAAGAAGAGCAAAAATCAAAACCAGAAAAAGAAAGAGCAAAAGAAGGTCTTATCGAAAAGCTGGAAAATGTGATTGCAAAAAGATTCAAGAGAGTTTCTTACACAGAAGCAATTGAAATATTATTGAATTCTAAAGAAAACAAAAAAGGAAAATTTCAATACCCTGTTGAGAAATGGGGAACCGATTTGCAGTCTGAGCACGAGAGATTCTTAGTTGAAAAACATTTTGAAAGCCCAGTTGTTTTGTTTGATTATCCAAAAGAAATCAAGGCTTTCTACATGAAACTGAATGATGACAACAAAACCGTTGCAGCAATGGACGTTCTTTTCCCAGGAATCGGAGAAATCATCGGCGGTTCTGAAAGAGAAGCAAGACTGGATGTTCTGAAAACGAAAATGGCAGAAATGCACGTTGACGAAGAAGAACTGTGGTGGTATATGGATACGAGAAGATTCGGTTCTGTGCCGCACGCTGGCTTTGGATTAGGATTGGAAAGATTGGTGCTTTTTGTAACCGGAATGACGAACATCAGAGACGTGATTCCTTTCCCAAGAACACCGAAAAACGCAGAGTTTTAA
- a CDS encoding XRE family transcriptional regulator, with the protein MYQELLLKEIRNKIGNQSLNDELANVLNISYDAAHRRTSMKSKFSLEESLQLAKFYNISLDRFLENTDNLLVKKTKAVNKIEDLHSFFDNTLDILNAIQFSENSVIYYSAKDIPFFYTVSDTLLSRFKIYVWMNLLNSKQVFIPFQDFQPQQFNSKTKILREIYEKQNVIELWNDMTISSILLQVSFYFEIGLLKKEDAIEILAELEKLIRYIENKTETNPRFQIYQNELVHLSNDIFISNGSQSTMAIPCNMFGYLLTNDIKTCNETLNYFEHQIKNCKSLNTAGNRDRKLFFNRMQTQIENLKTKLQFL; encoded by the coding sequence GTGTATCAGGAACTTTTACTGAAAGAAATCAGAAACAAAATTGGAAACCAATCCCTGAATGATGAGCTGGCGAATGTCCTCAACATCAGCTACGACGCAGCGCACAGAAGAACCTCGATGAAATCTAAATTTTCGTTGGAAGAAAGTTTACAGCTTGCAAAGTTTTACAACATTTCGTTGGATAGATTTCTAGAAAATACGGATAATCTTTTGGTTAAGAAGACGAAAGCAGTCAATAAAATTGAGGATTTACATTCGTTTTTTGATAATACTTTAGATATTTTGAATGCTATTCAGTTTTCGGAGAATTCTGTAATTTATTATTCTGCGAAGGATATTCCGTTTTTTTATACTGTTTCAGATACGTTATTGTCGAGATTCAAAATCTATGTTTGGATGAATCTTCTGAATTCTAAACAGGTTTTTATTCCGTTTCAGGATTTCCAGCCACAACAATTTAATTCAAAAACTAAAATTCTGAGAGAGATTTATGAAAAACAAAATGTGATAGAACTCTGGAATGATATGACAATTTCAAGTATTTTACTTCAGGTTTCTTTTTATTTTGAAATTGGACTTCTCAAAAAAGAAGATGCGATTGAGATTTTGGCAGAATTGGAAAAATTAATTAGATATATAGAAAACAAAACAGAGACTAATCCTCGTTTTCAGATTTATCAGAACGAGTTGGTTCATCTTTCCAATGATATTTTCATATCAAATGGTTCGCAGTCAACAATGGCGATTCCTTGTAATATGTTCGGGTATCTCTTGACAAACGATATAAAAACCTGTAATGAAACTTTGAATTATTTTGAACATCAAATTAAGAATTGCAAATCTCTGAACACGGCTGGAAATAGAGATAGGAAGCTGTTTTTCAATAGAATGCAAACTCAAATAGAAAATTTGAAAACGAAATTACAATTTCTTTAA
- a CDS encoding CDP-alcohol phosphatidyltransferase family protein has protein sequence MKTIPYLLILLRFLSAIAILYLGYFVGEKSRNMILALMYFGLLTDIFDGIIARKAGVSSEKLRRLDSQTDLVFWLTIGFSTYWLNSEIIKYHWKSISFIFGMEALCYIISFWKFGKETCTHAWLSKLWGLSLLIAFTFLISFSTANWAFYLCLILGLISHIDVILIVLILPKWKFDVPSSYHAWKIRQGKSIRKSVLLN, from the coding sequence ATGAAAACAATCCCCTATTTATTAATATTATTAAGATTTCTCTCAGCAATTGCCATTCTATATTTAGGATATTTTGTTGGCGAAAAATCAAGGAATATGATTTTAGCTCTAATGTATTTCGGATTATTAACTGATATTTTCGATGGAATCATTGCGCGAAAAGCTGGCGTTTCATCCGAGAAATTAAGAAGATTGGATAGTCAAACCGATTTGGTCTTCTGGCTGACAATCGGATTTTCAACTTATTGGCTAAATTCCGAAATCATCAAATACCATTGGAAAAGCATTTCATTCATTTTCGGGATGGAAGCTTTGTGTTACATCATCAGTTTTTGGAAATTCGGGAAAGAAACTTGTACACACGCTTGGCTTTCCAAACTTTGGGGATTGAGTCTGCTAATTGCTTTTACTTTTTTGATAAGTTTCAGTACAGCAAACTGGGCATTTTATTTATGCTTAATCCTTGGATTAATTTCTCATATCGATGTTATTTTAATTGTTCTGATTTTACCGAAATGGAAATTCGATGTTCCCAGTTCTTATCACGCCTGGAAAATCCGTCAGGGAAAAAGTATTAGAAAATCAGTTTTATTGAATTGA